A section of the Pelagicoccus albus genome encodes:
- a CDS encoding hybrid sensor histidine kinase/response regulator — translation MSFLTKVLLPVLAVLIAMPIITVSQVNQHFNDRSDVAAKDKLTTAQSFLARWVDDKPRSHELQLRVAHSLERLEQPSGAEGPDGLVQNLLKSLGPGVKAIVCTPMNGDESFSARSDSTLDLDAMEQALAPNVELALGGHAESTVYSDGNSIYNITFMPLRSPKSGTILASLSIATELGEHRLRELKDLTKTEVITIVDGKPLSSTLSESLTQKAIEENTAEAGHLFPVLLGNEHFHALSDTIQLSDGNELQYILLSSYEDERQSLYKTRLLLIAISFGGIVFGTFLIYIFIHRLTSPLRLLKEGADEVGRGNFGHKVNCSSSDEYGDLARAFNHMTENLQTSHRELEETVHQLKSTQSQLIESEEGLRLIIEGARDHAIFTLNDEGKILRWNAASERILGYTSREASKIGYAALFPPEDEAILNLSETMMAEANAKGQVSFQGWRRQKDDKLIWADVTLSKLETGGFVEITRDITDRKEAENAMRAARDAAEASDRAKSEFLANMSHEFRTPMNGIIGMASLLSSLDLTAEQSEYTDTIRVSADNLLSIIDDILDISKIEAGEFEISENPTDLVETIESGISPFQADCESKSIGLHLTISNEVPAQVLTDASRLRQIIANLVGNAVKFTNRGGVTVSVAYETENAKLQIAVRDTGIGIAKDHLQELFKPFFQAESSASRQYGGTGLGLTITRNLVDLLEGKISVQSQLGKGSTFTVEIPVASMESEPAFAQFDREKILIVIDDAIAQDALETQLAHWGIEARSVSSRPDPLRSTLENEKSDLLIIHESASRSDTIRTLFDVRNLQGDLFPPIIRLVSSKTKEDIASNDKSVAISQPVSLRALNFHLQAFKNQPDHPFRDSLLPSDDSDTRESSPARSRVSVEKTDSPQEQKPEATPAAEQGETIAFAEQYPMRILVVEDNPINTKVLVRMLKKFGYSPETAENGAEGVRAAEAEAFDTILMDLQMPVLDGLTAASKIINSHSIKHPIYVSAFTANARDEDKAACKDVGMHDFVAKPARIPVLKEMLIRAHSWVSAQKTLSE, via the coding sequence ATGTCATTCCTCACGAAGGTCCTCCTTCCGGTGCTGGCTGTCCTAATCGCGATGCCAATCATCACCGTTTCACAGGTAAATCAGCACTTCAACGATCGCTCCGATGTAGCGGCCAAGGACAAACTCACTACGGCCCAATCGTTCTTGGCCAGATGGGTCGACGACAAACCCCGCTCACACGAGCTCCAGTTAAGGGTAGCTCACTCCTTGGAACGCCTCGAGCAGCCCTCCGGAGCCGAGGGGCCAGACGGTCTCGTACAAAACCTGCTCAAATCGCTCGGACCTGGCGTCAAAGCCATCGTCTGCACGCCAATGAATGGTGACGAATCATTCTCAGCCAGATCAGACTCGACTCTCGACCTGGATGCGATGGAGCAAGCTCTAGCGCCAAATGTTGAACTCGCTCTTGGAGGGCACGCAGAATCAACCGTCTACAGCGACGGAAATAGTATCTACAACATTACCTTCATGCCGCTGCGCAGCCCAAAGTCGGGAACGATCTTGGCCAGCTTGAGCATCGCGACTGAACTGGGAGAGCATCGCTTGAGAGAATTGAAGGATCTCACCAAAACGGAAGTGATAACTATTGTCGACGGGAAGCCGTTGAGCTCCACCCTGTCAGAATCCCTCACCCAAAAGGCGATTGAAGAAAATACCGCAGAAGCGGGACACCTGTTTCCAGTGCTTCTCGGAAACGAACACTTTCACGCTCTCAGCGACACTATTCAGCTAAGCGACGGAAACGAGCTGCAATACATCCTTCTCAGCTCTTACGAGGACGAGCGCCAATCCCTCTACAAAACCCGACTGTTGCTTATCGCGATCAGCTTTGGAGGCATCGTTTTCGGAACCTTCCTCATCTACATCTTCATTCATCGACTCACCAGTCCTCTGAGATTGCTCAAGGAAGGGGCGGACGAAGTAGGTCGCGGAAACTTCGGGCACAAAGTGAATTGCTCTAGCTCGGATGAATACGGAGATCTTGCTCGGGCTTTCAACCACATGACGGAAAATCTTCAGACCTCGCATCGCGAACTAGAGGAAACCGTGCATCAGCTGAAATCTACCCAATCCCAGCTGATCGAGAGCGAAGAGGGGCTACGACTCATCATCGAAGGCGCCAGAGACCATGCGATTTTTACTCTGAATGATGAGGGCAAAATCCTGCGTTGGAATGCCGCATCAGAACGCATCCTAGGCTACACAAGCCGCGAGGCCTCGAAGATCGGCTACGCCGCCCTTTTCCCGCCAGAAGACGAAGCGATTCTGAATCTGTCAGAAACAATGATGGCCGAAGCCAACGCCAAGGGCCAGGTCAGTTTCCAAGGCTGGAGACGTCAAAAAGACGACAAGTTGATCTGGGCAGATGTCACTCTTTCCAAGTTGGAAACAGGCGGATTTGTGGAAATCACCCGCGATATCACCGACCGTAAAGAAGCTGAAAACGCTATGCGAGCGGCCCGCGATGCGGCCGAAGCCTCCGATAGAGCAAAGAGCGAATTCCTAGCGAACATGAGCCATGAGTTCCGAACTCCGATGAACGGCATTATCGGAATGGCGAGCCTCCTGTCTTCCCTCGATCTGACCGCAGAACAGAGCGAGTACACGGATACCATTCGAGTCAGCGCCGACAATCTGCTCTCCATCATCGACGACATTCTGGATATTTCGAAAATCGAAGCAGGAGAATTCGAGATTTCCGAGAATCCGACAGACTTGGTCGAAACGATCGAATCCGGCATTTCTCCCTTCCAAGCTGATTGCGAGAGCAAGTCCATCGGGCTGCATCTGACCATTTCAAACGAGGTTCCCGCCCAGGTTCTCACAGACGCGAGCCGACTCAGGCAAATCATCGCTAACCTCGTAGGCAATGCCGTTAAATTTACCAATCGCGGCGGCGTAACCGTATCGGTCGCTTACGAGACGGAAAATGCCAAACTGCAGATCGCAGTTCGCGATACCGGAATAGGCATCGCAAAGGACCATCTTCAGGAGCTATTCAAACCCTTCTTCCAAGCCGAATCCTCCGCTTCCCGACAGTATGGAGGAACAGGGCTCGGACTAACCATCACACGAAATCTGGTCGATTTGCTCGAAGGAAAAATCTCTGTGCAAAGCCAACTCGGGAAAGGCTCCACTTTCACTGTGGAAATACCGGTCGCCAGCATGGAATCAGAACCGGCTTTTGCTCAATTCGACAGAGAGAAGATCTTGATCGTGATCGATGATGCGATCGCCCAAGACGCCTTGGAAACTCAGCTGGCACATTGGGGCATCGAAGCGCGCAGCGTCTCCTCGCGACCAGACCCGCTTCGCTCCACCCTCGAAAACGAGAAAAGCGACCTTCTGATTATTCACGAGTCCGCTTCCCGCTCCGACACGATTCGCACGCTTTTCGATGTGCGAAATCTACAAGGCGACCTATTCCCTCCAATCATTCGCCTCGTCTCTTCCAAGACGAAGGAGGATATCGCATCCAACGACAAATCTGTGGCTATCAGCCAACCGGTCTCGCTTCGCGCCCTAAACTTCCATTTGCAAGCATTCAAAAACCAGCCGGATCACCCATTTAGAGATTCCTTGCTACCTAGCGATGATTCGGATACGAGGGAATCATCCCCCGCAAGAAGCCGAGTCTCCGTGGAAAAAACAGACTCTCCCCAGGAGCAAAAGCCCGAGGCCACTCCGGCCGCGGAACAAGGTGAAACGATCGCCTTTGCCGAACAGTACCCGATGAGGATCCTCGTCGTTGAGGACAATCCGATCAATACCAAGGTCCTGGTCAGGATGCTGAAGAAGTTCGGCTACTCTCCTGAAACGGCGGAGAATGGAGCCGAGGGTGTGAGAGCCGCAGAAGCGGAAGCATTCGATACCATTCTCATGGATCTCCAAATGCCCGTGCTCGACGGACTCACAGCGGCGAGTAAGATCATAAACTCCCACTCTATAAAGCATCCGATTTATGTCTCAGCCTTCACCGCGAATGCTCGAGACGAAGACAAAGCGGCATGCAAGGATGTGGGCATGCATGATTTCGTGGCTAAACCAGCCCGCATTCCCGTGCTCAAAGAGATGCTGATTCGAGCCCATAGCTGGGTTTCCGCTCAGAAGACTTTGTCCGAGTAG
- a CDS encoding PLP-dependent aminotransferase family protein, protein MNSLECPKASLARRLNNFSGSVARDILSRTQNKEIISFAGGLPDASLWEDLVLPTVPPAAYQYGPSEGEMPLRQIMADRASAFGLDAEASRTLITSGSQQGLDLAAKLVIEPGTPVLVEAPTYLAALQVFQLFEADIQSLPLDTEGIDAAVLDRYLEQTKAPLAYLNPSFQNPSGCCYSLERRREIAEVLDRHATILLEDDPYRDLSYESDAPPPIASFLKNTPWIYLSSVSKTLIPGLRLGSLICSEELFPSLLKLKQAADLHSNRPAQFIATELLSDAQKNAERIEKLRSHYQQKRDLMESTLRADFKSLADWKKPSGGMFFWLTLKDRVDLSETLEECLKQNVAFMPGSPFFAHKNDHPCCIRLNFSLVSREKLENGTRVISRVIKSQSGYYSK, encoded by the coding sequence ATGAATAGCCTCGAATGCCCCAAAGCATCTCTCGCCCGCCGCCTGAATAACTTCAGTGGATCGGTCGCCCGCGACATACTTTCCCGAACTCAAAACAAGGAAATCATCTCCTTCGCAGGAGGATTACCTGACGCCAGTCTTTGGGAGGATCTCGTGCTACCAACCGTCCCTCCGGCCGCCTACCAATATGGACCCTCGGAAGGGGAAATGCCCTTGCGCCAGATAATGGCAGACCGAGCGAGCGCCTTCGGGCTGGACGCTGAAGCCTCGCGAACCTTGATAACTTCCGGCTCCCAGCAAGGACTGGATCTGGCTGCCAAGTTGGTCATAGAACCCGGGACACCTGTACTTGTAGAAGCCCCGACCTACTTGGCCGCTCTGCAGGTTTTCCAGTTGTTCGAGGCTGATATCCAATCCTTGCCTCTCGACACCGAGGGGATCGACGCAGCAGTTCTCGATCGATACCTAGAGCAGACCAAAGCTCCGCTCGCATATTTAAATCCAAGTTTTCAAAATCCGTCCGGCTGTTGCTACTCGCTGGAGCGCCGTCGTGAAATTGCCGAAGTACTCGACCGCCATGCCACGATTCTATTGGAAGACGATCCTTACCGCGACCTGTCTTACGAAAGCGATGCTCCCCCCCCCATCGCGTCGTTTCTCAAAAACACACCTTGGATTTATCTTTCCAGCGTATCGAAAACACTCATCCCTGGCCTGCGTCTTGGCAGCTTGATCTGCTCGGAAGAGCTTTTCCCGTCCCTGCTGAAACTCAAGCAAGCCGCCGACTTACACAGCAACCGCCCCGCCCAATTCATCGCGACAGAATTGCTCTCAGATGCGCAAAAGAATGCGGAGCGGATCGAAAAACTTCGCTCCCACTACCAGCAGAAACGCGACCTGATGGAATCAACGCTTCGAGCGGATTTCAAATCCTTGGCGGATTGGAAAAAACCGAGTGGAGGCATGTTCTTCTGGCTTACGTTGAAAGATCGAGTTGATCTGAGTGAGACTCTGGAAGAATGCCTGAAACAGAACGTGGCCTTCATGCCTGGATCTCCCTTCTTCGCGCATAAAAACGATCACCCTTGCTGCATAAGACTGAACTTTTCGTTGGTCAGCCGCGAAAAACTCGAAAACGGAACTAGGGTAATTTCCCGTGTAATCAAAAGCCAGTCAGGTTATTATTCTAAGTAA
- a CDS encoding LysR substrate-binding domain-containing protein, translating into MNNPTHKQIVSFLEVCRDFHFSKAAERLGVAQPQLSRTIRELEQFLGEALFFRRGRKVDLTASGQVFLREVYQLPAVLSRAVEGARRAGSGEKSLLRLGFVGALMGEDLLGVFERYRKEHPDTQLSLVDMAPVELLSKVSEGELDGAFLGVRPASLPPRVRCINWKEGSVRVCLPKGHRLAGRKRLRIKDVEGESLIALKLELAPAYREFLDGIYATAGIEAPGIRETNGAAAMASMVVAGCGVALLPASAVKGMDPYLTSIPLAGDGCRLREVFVSSERENPELRKFETCLPRARSKVLNSSS; encoded by the coding sequence ATGAATAATCCGACCCATAAACAAATAGTCTCATTCCTAGAGGTCTGTCGTGATTTTCATTTTTCCAAAGCGGCGGAGCGCCTAGGCGTGGCCCAGCCTCAGCTGAGTCGAACCATTAGGGAATTGGAGCAGTTTCTGGGAGAAGCCTTATTTTTCAGGCGAGGCAGAAAAGTCGACCTGACGGCGTCGGGGCAAGTTTTTCTGAGGGAAGTCTATCAGCTACCGGCTGTTTTGAGCAGAGCGGTTGAAGGCGCTCGACGGGCGGGCTCGGGTGAAAAGAGTCTGTTGAGGCTGGGATTCGTAGGGGCTTTGATGGGAGAGGATTTGCTTGGAGTCTTTGAACGATATCGTAAGGAGCATCCGGATACGCAACTATCCTTGGTCGACATGGCTCCGGTGGAGTTGCTGTCCAAGGTGTCTGAGGGAGAACTCGATGGAGCGTTTCTTGGTGTTCGGCCTGCGTCTCTACCCCCTAGAGTGCGATGCATAAATTGGAAAGAGGGCTCTGTGCGGGTTTGTTTGCCCAAAGGGCATCGCTTAGCTGGACGGAAGCGTTTAAGGATTAAAGACGTAGAAGGGGAATCCCTTATCGCCTTGAAGCTTGAGCTTGCCCCGGCGTATCGAGAATTCTTGGACGGAATCTACGCTACTGCCGGAATCGAAGCACCTGGAATCCGGGAAACCAATGGAGCTGCTGCTATGGCCAGTATGGTGGTGGCGGGTTGTGGGGTCGCATTGCTCCCTGCCTCTGCGGTGAAAGGGATGGATCCCTACCTGACATCCATCCCCCTAGCGGGGGATGGATGCAGACTAAGGGAAGTTTTTGTCAGCAGTGAGCGAGAGAACCCGGAGCTTCGAAAATTCGAAACCTGTCTCCCGAGGGCTCGCTCAAAAGTTCTAAATTCTAGTTCCTAG
- a CDS encoding methyl-accepting chemotaxis protein: MPVTFSAQSDKQNQETNAAPERIRVLSRSISKNFDQALKEIDAINLQTRLLSLNAQVEAARAGSVGASFSVVASEMRTLSKHTEQVAKRMDLETKTAVNQLEGISEVMANNVRGVRLSDMALVNIDLIDRNLFERTCDVRWWATDSAMVGAAQNPSPENAAYASKRLGVILDAYTVYHDLVLCDLQGKVIANGRPQQYRSVRADVSQTDWFRAAINSNSGNEYGFESVKANPLTNGSLTLGYSCGVRENGDANGRLLGVLGILFDWESLAQVILKNTPVDQNLKESTRCCIIDRSGMVLADTQDKILKDSLKIPGTLDRGAKDKSWTRTKVNGKECFVGYAQAPGYETYSTGWCSVIIQEILDHSRN; this comes from the coding sequence ATGCCAGTTACCTTTAGTGCCCAATCCGACAAACAAAACCAGGAAACGAACGCCGCTCCGGAGAGGATTCGGGTCCTTTCTCGCTCCATTTCCAAAAATTTCGACCAAGCCCTCAAGGAGATCGACGCGATCAACTTACAGACCCGCTTGCTCTCCCTGAACGCTCAAGTGGAAGCCGCTAGAGCCGGCTCAGTGGGAGCCTCCTTTTCTGTCGTAGCCTCTGAGATGCGCACCCTTTCCAAACACACCGAACAAGTGGCGAAGCGGATGGATCTGGAAACCAAGACCGCCGTCAACCAACTCGAGGGAATCAGCGAAGTCATGGCCAATAACGTGCGAGGCGTACGCCTTTCCGACATGGCCCTGGTCAACATAGACTTGATCGATAGAAACCTTTTCGAGCGAACATGCGATGTGCGCTGGTGGGCAACCGACTCAGCTATGGTCGGAGCCGCTCAAAATCCATCTCCGGAAAACGCCGCTTACGCGAGCAAGAGGCTTGGCGTGATCCTCGATGCCTACACCGTTTACCACGATCTCGTGCTCTGCGATCTCCAAGGCAAGGTGATCGCCAACGGCAGACCGCAACAGTATAGATCAGTCAGGGCTGACGTATCTCAAACGGATTGGTTTCGAGCAGCCATCAACTCGAATTCAGGAAACGAATACGGATTCGAAAGCGTGAAAGCAAACCCTCTCACCAACGGAAGCCTAACCTTGGGATATTCCTGCGGAGTCAGAGAAAACGGTGATGCGAATGGAAGGCTCCTTGGAGTTCTGGGCATTCTTTTCGACTGGGAGAGTCTAGCCCAAGTTATCTTGAAAAACACTCCTGTGGACCAAAACCTCAAGGAGTCTACTCGCTGCTGTATCATTGACCGAAGCGGCATGGTTCTGGCGGACACGCAGGACAAGATCCTGAAAGATAGCCTTAAAATACCAGGTACTTTAGATAGAGGGGCTAAGGATAAATCATGGACCCGCACCAAAGTGAATGGGAAGGAGTGCTTTGTTGGATACGCCCAAGCTCCAGGCTACGAAACCTACTCGACCGGCTGGTGCTCTGTAATCATCCAAGAAATCCTAGACCATTCTAGGAACTAG
- a CDS encoding metal-dependent hydrolase produces MDPISQGVVGAIAALSLSPPKNLRVAALAGAIGGMAADLDILISSGEDPLLNIEYHRHFSHALAFIPFGALLVSGFLFLFLPKRLSFATLYLYSFLGYATSGLLDACTSYGTQLLLPFSTSRVAWNIISVVDPIFTLPLLVLLVVCLWKQKQILAKVAGLFALFYFALGTTQNFRAQSYQSQLMESRGHDASTLRAVKPSLANLILWRSVYECGGTFYVDALRLGTFSDNQIYLGDSAPAFSAEAHELELSETALEDIERFDHFSEGFVAYSPSEPNFLIDIRYSPLPNSISPLWGIHLQETTETGHLSFETRRQISETQKRNFLKMIKGK; encoded by the coding sequence ATGGACCCGATCAGCCAAGGAGTCGTGGGAGCAATCGCAGCCCTCAGTCTTTCCCCTCCCAAAAACTTGCGAGTCGCGGCCTTGGCAGGAGCGATCGGGGGGATGGCTGCCGACCTAGACATCCTGATATCTTCCGGCGAGGATCCTTTGCTCAACATTGAGTACCATCGCCATTTTTCCCACGCGCTGGCTTTCATACCGTTCGGGGCACTACTCGTCTCCGGCTTCCTATTTCTTTTTCTTCCCAAGAGACTATCATTCGCAACCCTCTACCTGTACTCCTTCCTCGGGTACGCAACATCCGGTCTCTTGGACGCCTGCACGAGCTATGGCACTCAGTTGCTTCTTCCCTTTTCAACATCACGAGTGGCTTGGAACATCATATCGGTGGTGGACCCAATTTTTACCCTCCCTCTGCTTGTCCTCCTCGTAGTCTGCCTCTGGAAACAAAAACAAATCCTCGCGAAGGTCGCAGGTCTCTTCGCCTTGTTCTACTTCGCCCTCGGAACCACACAAAACTTTCGAGCCCAAAGCTACCAAAGCCAGCTGATGGAAAGCCGAGGACACGATGCCTCCACGCTCCGAGCGGTTAAGCCCTCTTTGGCCAACTTAATCCTCTGGCGGAGCGTCTATGAGTGCGGAGGAACCTTCTACGTGGACGCACTCCGGCTGGGGACCTTTTCGGACAATCAAATCTATCTCGGCGACTCGGCACCCGCCTTTTCAGCGGAAGCACACGAGCTGGAACTGAGCGAAACAGCATTGGAGGACATCGAGCGTTTCGACCATTTCTCGGAGGGGTTCGTAGCCTATTCTCCATCAGAGCCAAATTTCCTAATCGATATTCGCTACTCGCCACTTCCGAATTCGATTTCGCCACTCTGGGGCATCCATCTGCAAGAGACGACAGAAACCGGTCACCTCTCTTTCGAAACAAGACGACAAATTTCAGAGACGCAAAAACGCAATTTCCTCAAAATGATTAAAGGGAAATGA
- a CDS encoding spondin domain-containing protein yields MHTQTRSLKRFALRGVAALACLAAVNAHAVTVQVTVENIGSHDGLWFTPVFFGFHDGSFDTFDSGSYASSSIESLAEGGDASGLASDIMGVAGSKHHVLLQDGSGAPPGVLFAPGESASFRIDLDATLNRYLSFASMVVPSNDIFIGNEDPMGIELFDGYGNLNMDLSFDLFGANIWDAGTELNDLMGAPLSPLGGISTDTMSPISLLGQAGLDGFQGAALATGTNLSDYLSTHDSLARISVQQVPDSTQYIGFMGAIALVGFGFVSKRRMGQEKA; encoded by the coding sequence ATGCACACTCAAACACGTTCCCTTAAACGCTTCGCTCTTCGTGGCGTCGCTGCACTTGCCTGCCTTGCTGCAGTCAATGCCCACGCTGTAACGGTACAAGTCACTGTCGAAAATATAGGAAGCCATGATGGACTCTGGTTCACCCCAGTATTTTTCGGATTCCACGACGGATCCTTTGATACCTTTGATTCCGGTTCATATGCCTCTTCATCTATCGAATCCCTAGCCGAGGGTGGAGACGCAAGCGGACTCGCCTCCGACATTATGGGAGTCGCCGGTTCCAAACATCATGTCCTTCTTCAGGATGGAAGTGGAGCCCCTCCGGGTGTTCTCTTCGCTCCGGGAGAAAGCGCGAGCTTTCGCATAGATCTGGACGCGACTCTCAACCGCTACCTGAGCTTCGCATCCATGGTCGTCCCCTCCAACGACATCTTCATTGGCAACGAAGACCCAATGGGGATAGAGTTGTTCGATGGATACGGAAATTTGAATATGGATCTGAGCTTCGACCTATTTGGGGCTAACATCTGGGACGCAGGGACCGAACTTAACGACTTGATGGGGGCACCTCTCTCTCCGCTAGGCGGCATCAGCACCGATACGATGAGTCCCATCAGCCTGCTCGGTCAAGCGGGTCTAGACGGATTCCAAGGAGCTGCCCTCGCCACCGGCACAAATCTTTCGGATTACCTGTCCACACATGATTCACTGGCTCGAATCTCTGTGCAACAGGTTCCAGACTCTACCCAATATATCGGTTTTATGGGAGCGATCGCATTGGTCGGATTTGGCTTCGTCTCAAAGCGAAGGATGGGACAGGAAAAGGCTTAG
- a CDS encoding ADP-ribosylglycohydrolase family protein has product MNTHRASTEQIRDGMLGLLIGDACGVPYEFRRPEELPPFEELDMFPPKGFLRSYSHVPLGTWSDDGAQALCLYTSLVSCGHYHPHDFASRLLRWHDEGYMAVDNYVFDIGNQTSVSISRLKKGMTTSNSGMRGERNNGNGSLMRCLPLALLHNGNDIALVVDAHRQSRLTHGHTRSQVCCALYCLWVRRELQGYDDAWSEATATLKEIYQFDPQSLRELKEQIQPDREPCGTGTGYVVDSLHSARRACLEKDFESIIKRAISFGNDTDTTAAIAGGIAGIRHGNTGIPKIWKSKLRGLEILEQLSLLSDSSIR; this is encoded by the coding sequence ATGAATACGCATCGAGCCTCTACAGAGCAAATAAGAGACGGTATGCTTGGCTTACTGATCGGAGATGCCTGTGGAGTACCCTACGAGTTCCGGCGGCCGGAGGAGCTACCGCCCTTCGAGGAATTGGATATGTTTCCTCCCAAAGGATTCCTGCGTTCATATTCTCACGTGCCATTGGGAACCTGGTCGGACGACGGAGCTCAGGCTCTTTGCCTATATACTTCCCTTGTTAGTTGCGGTCACTATCACCCGCATGATTTCGCGAGTCGACTGCTACGCTGGCACGACGAAGGATACATGGCGGTAGACAACTACGTTTTCGATATAGGAAACCAAACGAGCGTTTCCATTTCTCGGCTTAAGAAGGGTATGACCACGAGTAACTCGGGCATGCGAGGCGAGAGAAACAACGGGAATGGATCCCTCATGCGATGCCTACCCCTCGCCTTACTCCACAATGGAAATGACATCGCCTTAGTAGTGGATGCCCACCGGCAATCAAGGCTGACCCACGGACACACACGCTCTCAAGTATGCTGCGCTCTCTATTGCCTGTGGGTCAGAAGAGAGCTCCAAGGCTATGATGATGCCTGGAGCGAGGCGACCGCGACGCTCAAAGAAATCTATCAATTCGACCCGCAGAGCCTGCGAGAGCTAAAAGAACAGATTCAGCCCGATCGGGAACCATGTGGAACTGGTACCGGCTACGTAGTCGACTCTCTTCATTCTGCTCGAAGGGCTTGTCTCGAAAAGGATTTCGAATCGATAATTAAACGAGCTATTTCCTTTGGGAACGACACGGATACCACCGCTGCCATCGCCGGCGGAATCGCCGGTATCCGACATGGCAATACCGGCATTCCAAAAATCTGGAAGTCGAAACTCCGCGGCTTGGAAATCCTTGAGCAACTCTCGCTGCTCAGCGATTCCTCTATCCGATAG
- a CDS encoding NAD(+)--dinitrogen-reductase ADP-D-ribosyltransferase: protein MNSVETKEQPSGVVAFNHCDLPPWVIASDTFNLEPRPLSISGTQRSNRDLFRKLDQEDDSAKRGRIFHEYLNVKFALHQWAEYTGNARSSLRNSYLRFLNGWQVDSNGIEGAVLKSWVESRFGVLATYHKGILKRVQGEEDNRFARDRMKGSSRTNAIYSQLDILYEYCQYEYRRRMPETKTLVLYRGTNDPEEHPLIATGEKREKCIRLNNLVSFTSDREKAWEFGSSVWKATCAISKIVFFSGLLPSSLLTGEDEYLVIGGDYWVKELLY, encoded by the coding sequence TTGAATTCAGTCGAAACCAAAGAACAACCCTCAGGAGTAGTAGCCTTCAATCACTGTGATTTGCCACCTTGGGTAATCGCATCGGATACGTTCAACCTGGAACCAAGGCCGTTGAGCATTTCCGGAACACAGCGTTCCAACCGCGACCTATTTCGTAAACTCGACCAAGAAGATGACAGCGCTAAAAGAGGACGCATCTTCCATGAATACCTCAACGTGAAATTCGCCCTGCATCAATGGGCTGAATACACGGGCAACGCTCGAAGCAGTCTGCGAAATAGCTACCTTCGTTTTCTTAACGGCTGGCAAGTGGACAGCAACGGGATCGAAGGCGCCGTTCTAAAAAGCTGGGTAGAAAGCCGATTCGGCGTTTTGGCAACCTATCACAAAGGTATCTTAAAGCGAGTACAGGGCGAAGAGGACAATCGCTTCGCGAGAGATCGGATGAAAGGAAGTTCCCGCACCAACGCGATCTACTCACAACTGGATATTCTGTACGAGTACTGTCAATACGAATACAGGCGCCGCATGCCGGAAACCAAAACCTTGGTACTCTACCGTGGCACAAATGACCCGGAAGAGCACCCTTTGATCGCCACCGGCGAAAAACGCGAAAAATGCATACGCCTAAACAATCTCGTTTCCTTCACCTCAGATCGGGAAAAAGCTTGGGAATTTGGCTCCTCGGTTTGGAAGGCGACCTGCGCCATTTCAAAGATCGTATTTTTCAGTGGATTGCTGCCGAGCAGCCTGCTCACTGGCGAGGACGAATACTTGGTTATTGGCGGTGACTATTGGGTAAAGGAGCTACTCTACTAG